ccggcgtgacggtcgactccaaagggttaatattaaatacatataagtatgtttacaacttgtatttagaaatactccgttgtaattattgatgcatacatgtgttcatccattcaatgtggcatctgctataatggggttaatgtatgatattacttaataatacaatacattataatatattatatgataattacattttagttttatttatttcttatttcatagtctctcattattattatttttatcgctcatcttatttttgattttattaatctgtgtgaatctgtgctgtcctgttttacactctcaccctgttgctgtttgaactactgaatttccccacaggattaataaaggtccatcttatcttatcttaatgtataagttgatttacttcaatctactgtactgtgtaaaaacaccccaacaatattacaataaatatactgcataaagcaagctatatactttatttgatctaaaatattgatgtttctacaacacccagttgtccttatgtattttgtgaataaagcgccatctcatggttaactcctgtaattgaacaaatggggaaatctCTAGCAATTTGgaaacacccccagccactggcatccgctgggcttttgactgggacacacccatgtgagtcctatctggggtgctacatctgtacgcacactctaaaaacaaataccttggcttaacaaagaaaatcaaggcaatagtttgcatcgatggttattgagttaagacaacttctaatgaaattgtgttaaagcaacaaagttatttgggttaggggagaaggcttttcctctacaatcagaggtgttttcaattaccacttacttcataattggtagcataaacacaagtttttaagttgattactccaaaagttaCAACTTGTTTTACTGTATGATTTAAATGTAATCTTGgtaagttgtatgtacttaattaccacatgttgaacatgaacacatgtttttaagttgacaaccatttataaattaagttgctccaaataatattgtattcaatagggtttttctcttagctttttcatttttttgccttttaaagaaagaaattaattgattccactttttatttttgaattgcaggtgtttatttcaacacatgatgtttcaaaaggagagacttcatttagtttgaacattttatagtttatagttttaTAGTTTGGCTTCAGCACGTTGATTGgaaccatgcatttaattaagtggaagtgaaaggtcgcctgaattcgtttttagacgtacagatcactcattttgaaatattaaactgagttttcttttctttaatttgtcaTCCTCGTGTAaaatgctatcacgaaacacacatttggttgtttatagcataaagaacatctgatttaatgtgaggtaggcaaataatcatttgagtatgtgcatataaatatgtaatttacaacagctgtaagatgcttgaaaagtgcaccttgaaaatgcttgaaaatgcttgaatttgattttggaaaaggtgtaagaaccctctTATGCCTTTGCCTGAAGACGGGGACGAACACGACTGTGTTGCCGTACtttccattgtgtgcacacctagaccggacttaaaagacattcctctgaccaacgctgacctcattttgtatgttgatgggtctgcttctcgcgaccaagggggcactaatcgggtgggttttgctgttgtttcagattctgctgtactccgttctgaaccacttccatgtcacctctcagcacaagcagcagagctcatcgcactaactgaagcctgcacgtttgcagaaggcaaaaccgtgactatttacactgactcacgttatgctttcggggtagtacacgattttggggctatttggaagtgtagacaatttctgaaatctgatggcaaaccagtacttaaccatgtactggttgcaggcttactagacgccattctgctcccatctgaagttgcagtctgtaaatgtgccgcacacgcaagaagtacagacccagtttccctaggaaatgcgtctgctgactcagccgcaaaggcagctgctctgattcctctcgcacctcacgcacactcatttgttaaaatccctatctcctccttcactgacaaaatgtcatcactgacttacatgcagcagctagctacgccagttgagaaggctcaatggaaggctgctggggctgtttttgacccaaCCTCCAGCATTTGGGTTGgtccaaattccaatccatgtcttccaagacaatttttccctcatttcgctaagttgacacatgggttggatcatgtgtcaaaaggagggatgttagagtctatcaatcaggagtggttcacaagggggttcacagtaacagctcaaaagcactgtgaagcatgcctaatttgcattatgcaaaattctggtagaccaataaaggttacaggacccggagcacatccacctcccaccagGCCATTTGAGCACCTAATGCTGGATTTCATTGAGCTTAGCCCATCAGAGGGTAAGAAGCACTGTCTAGTGGTGGTGGACATGTGGTCCAAATGGGTTGAAGCTTTCCcagtaaaagcacagacagcaaatgctgtggcAAAGGCACTACTGAGGGAAATCATTCCTAGATGGGGACTACCAGACAAAATGTCTAGCAACAACGGTACACATTTTGCTAATGAGGCCATtacgcagataggagaatacatgggcatggacatcagaaagcattgtgcttatcatccacagagtgggggtggggtggaaagagagaacggcataataaaaaacaaactagcaaaatgctgtgcagacacaggtccgtcatggacacaagctctgcccattgtgctgatgtccatgcggatgcggaaaagaacacggagtccactcagcccatttgaaatcctctttggggctcctccacagatttgactcaaggctccaggatgtcctcttccctccacaactttgtgtgaggatgctatgttgtcatattgtgttaacctatcatccactttagcagacATCTGACATCAGGTAGCCGCAGCCTTGCCTAcccctgccactggtccgcttcaccaTCTTCAACCCGGCGACGTGTCTAAGTCACCAAcggaagacgacaacaagtgacgtgtccaagtcaccaacggaagacgacaacaagtgacgtgtccaagtcaccaacggaagacgacaacaagtgacgtgtccaagtcaccaacggaagacgacaacaagtgacgtgtcctagtcaacAACggaagatgacaacaagtgacgtgtcctagtcaccaacggaagacgacaacaagtgacgtgtcctagtcaccaacggaagacgacaacaagtgacgtgtcctagtcaccaccagcaccacacttgcactacatacaccaaaacacacaacacacaaggtgtcacgagcaaGTGGgagctgagcggttccatatgctctctggttcctcgtttgtgttatcggtgtgcggagtctgactgtccgtgtcatgaaatcgaccgagagaatacacacacacacatcatggaacatttccccctcgtgatgagggctcgcctggagagatgacaacgcaaccgtgagcaatgtgaatactactggagagcctggacactcatagaatggttcctctgcatacttgccatgatagttgtgttaggactagtcctatattttatgtatctgTGAAGGACCAGGGTACAGAAAAACCAGGAGTGCAGGTTGAGGTGCAAAAATACGGATTTTATTGACCCAATATATGTACAGTTTTAAGATGGGTAATAAAATCAATTAGGTTTAAACAAAAAGGTGTATATATAAACAGACACAATCTAGCATGTACACGCATAAGCAGAACGTCACAAAAATGGGTGACATCCTGTATGCTCTTCTGTCCAAGAGCAACTCACATACCCCCCCTCATCTCCACACTGCAGGAATTTATAGCACTACTGATCAGTCCATTATTGCATGCAGGGGAAAGAGGCTCTAAAAAGGGGTGGCTTAAATGGAGTGGCCTCTTCAAACACCCCTCAGGGTTTGAGAGGAATGGTGTAGTCCAATTAGCTGACACGTCTATAAAGGCAGGTGTTTTCCATCAGCTCAGCCTTTTGCCAGGAGCAAGGTGAGCTGTAAGACACTGACAATAGGATTACACACAACACAAATCACAATAGATACTTTAATCTCTGTAATGTAAACAAAATCATAACCTTTACGATGTGTGTTCGTTTGTGAGGCTTGTAGCCCTCACAGTATCCATGgtcagcatacagcatgtcagccaaaatcgaggtatctaagaggtacatggggaaagcagggcgaaaaGCAGGGCGAAGCACATGGGTTGAGGGGCTGGTCAAGACAGGGATTGGTAACATTACTCTAAGGGATGGGGAAGATAGCACAGTGCAGTTAGACCCGTGCGACTACATGCATTGCCCCGACCCTAAGAAACTGGGGTGGGAAGACGCCTACATATGCTATGTCGAGAATGACAGTCACACCGCCACTCACTGCTCGGGGGGCTGGACTTTTGTTTTATGGACCACCGCGCACACCGATTGGGGTTATACCTTATGGGAcgacaaaacaaacatcaaagggaGATTGTCTATCTCCAAGGTCAATTCATCGAGCCCCGTTATCCTGTTGCAACTACAGGCTGCCCAGATATCAGACAAGGGTTAAtttgttgtctgtatgtgtgcatccggcgccgacccgtgtggcatATTTTTTGgcacccttttcccccaggactcatcaatgtccgtgccagtttGTCCAggctctctgacccaggttgaacacctctgcgcgtttatggctctgacaaggcccatcaagggtgaagaccgCGTAACCGAGTGacgttatgctaggcagcttcccccaccatgcagtaatCGGTCTAACTCCCCTTTGCGTgcatacgcaaagtaccaacccgtcagccatgtgcaccctagtcatttgagagggatgaaacacagccactgcatccagagagtgtaccacaaaacgtctcttacaccaccttattttttcctaggcactactactggttgtactcgtatcctacggaacacatgcagttacggtgcttacGAAATCTCGTATTGTCGCATATTCGGTGTCCCTgaaagaatcctttctaacgtagcattccctgatgttaaatatatttccctccaactggcctggcacagtgatgctgggtttagcgcgccacaagattacgtttggttgtgcggcgacaagctccatcaagttctggctcccctctggataggtacatgcactctagtggatttgaatccagcagtcactgtcctcacgtccttaatgtacacgacacatcattacccagagttccaacaccccgaccaccacaaggtaaaaagagatctgacgtccgctggagctaaattcaaGGGCGGCCagttcccatggtggggtacagtaaacaatgcccataaaatagataccttacacgtccggctagagaacctcacttacgagacgacgcaaggcttccaggcattgcccccattcataatagcctctaggaacaagctcatgcagcaccaatttgctcttgaccttttgttcgcctcaaagggtggcctgtgtcatgtgatcagtgactcctgttgcacttacattccctacgccaccaagaacatcactgacaccgtgctgcatctcaACGACCGGTTAGCCGACATGAAAGCGGATGACATATTCAACGCAGGTGGCTGGGACTGGTGGTCCTGGCTTACACCAGGCGGGTGGGAAGCATGGCTGGCTAGGatagttacacccctggcgatcatttttggcctattaaccagttgtacctgtttgattatccaaatactgaagaaatgcgtttccagcatggtatcctcagctttcgttgagtatactgctattccattacacgacaatcctttgcgccacagtgagatagaccagctagaatcagaagagtctgattccgacaCTACAACATAATCATGTGTACCCTCTTCTCTTATTCTCTTAttcttacattatattggagtctgtcctccacaaaaacagccagtttgctatgatatatttgtgatgtgtttacttaaaccagcgatggagtgtattcattgatgtgttatatcagtctatcctgtcatttgtttttttattgatcaagtatgatcaaaaggggagaatgtagtggacatttttattatatccttatatgcttaaaccaaatgcttctcatttcctgagatgtgctgttttcttctatctactctactttgggtttatgcccaagcgcttcaaggccaccgAGCTGATTTGGCTACTGGGTTGAGactcacacaaagtcacacaagaacttccctactctgggaaccgttatgctatctacagctcaaggacagatgtctaataacaatgtgaccgtgtgaagacagatttctaaCCTTCTCACTCTTTCctgtatataagctttgctaccATATTGTATGGCGCACACTCACGCAGACTGTTCtatgctctgtgagacctgtggcggtccttgaaattgattttatgtgggcgttaaaggataaatcctgatcaaatataacaccaagattccttacagtctcactggaggccaaattaatgccatccatagttagtatatctttagatcatttgtttcgtagattcttcgggccaagaacaataacttcagttttggtcgtgtttaacatcaaaaagaataaggtcatccacgtttttaagtccttgaggcagtcttgaattttattttgatgattaatttcatcaggcttgattgataaatatagttgagtatcatccgcataacaatgaaaatgtacagaatgattccttataatattgcctaacggaagcatatataatgtgaacaaaataggtcctaCGAAATAGGCATCAACGACTACTGCtgtcttgaggcagtcttgGGGAAGATCAGGGATGCTGCTTACTTTGGTATTCTCTTTCAAGATCTTCACAAGACTTTAACGTGGTCcctgttctcatactgccatcTCCCTGGAAGAGGGATGGGGGAAGGTCATGCCTATGAAGTGAACAATCTGGAGTTCTGCACCACTGGCAATGATCTGGGTCATTCGCAGAAGGGCTTCATTGCTCTTGCCAGGTGCAGAGGTTTTCCCAGACTTCTTTGGTTTCATGCTGTTTTGTGTGGAAGGTGTTTAGCTTTACAGCACATGCCTTCTTCTGGTCACTGGACAGTAACTCTGACAATGCCTTCAAACCAATTGCTTTCACACTTGTCAGGTTGTCCTTGACTGTGGCATCTGCACACTCGCCAGTAGATATATTGATCAGGGCTGTTGTGAATGGGTTGGTCTCTACTGCTGCCATGACCTTGACTACCATCTCTGCATCCATGTTGACACAACTCCAACCAGATTCATGGTAGGGGCTGGAGGAATGGAAGTGCAGCGTAGACTTGGGCTCTGCAGAGATAGCTGTAGTGAGTGGTTTTGTGTTGACCCACTTCATCCTGGCAGCACGATTGAGTGTAATGCCATCCAGACCACTTGCCTCCTTGGCATCGGCAATATATGTCTGCTCTAGAAGCATTTCAGGAGAGACACAATTGTGGTTGCCATCTGCTCTCTTTCCAACAAATGCACCTGCCATCAGTGCTTCATGTGCCGATAGGTTGGCTCAGTTTGTCTTTACTGTGAACTGTCAGAGATATTCAATCAGAAAGAGAATGATGGCGTCTGATCCAGCCAGAATTTTTGACTTGTTTCCATAAATAGGTTGCATTGTATGGACCCTCACTGTAGCTTTCCAGTAGATAGTTGACCGAGTTGTCCACCCAGATTGTGATCCTTGTAGGTCCTAGATATAATTTCTGATGGACAACCTTTTTAGAACATTCCATGTCTGATTTCCCCCTAAAACTGGGGTTTTCCACTGGGTACAGCAGATTTGATCACATTTTCGGAAGACCCATAATAAATTATTGAAAGATCCAAACTTCATGACTTTTTCTTTGTTACAAAGTATATGCTCCAGTCACAGAAAAATAAGAGTTCCAAATTAATGGAAACTCAAGACTGCCATGACATACATGTGCTTTAAAAGTGTGTTTAAACGTTTGACCACAACTATAAGTTATACCTTGTGTGGATGCGCATGTTAACACAATCCTGATGAGCAGATTACCTAGTGTGAATGATGGCTTGTGTTTCAAAgtgctttgagaacaaagacaGACAAGAAAAATCACTAGATCAATGCAGACCGTTTAATGTTACACAGAAGAGTTAATCAAAGTCATGACAGGAAAACTGTTCAACAACATCAACACGTGTACATCCAGGCGTAGGTGATGTTAACTTCCTGGGACGAAAGCAACAGCAATGAATTTACAATGTGTTGAATTGAcattaaataaatgttgctAAAACAGTCATTAAGTATTTAGGCAAGATTAAATATTTTAGTTTCGGAAAAGAAGCAGAAACTTAAAAATGTAGTGGACTTGACTATGACTAATTATTCCACATTCAGAAGAAAATATATTCCATTTATTTTGCTTCCGTCCCAGTGACTTCCACCTCACAGAGTGTCAGGATTTTGTCTCTTCCACGAATCACAATGGTTACATACCGGCCTTTCATTCCATTGCATTTAAACGTTTTGGAGGTCCCAGCTTTGATGGATGGGATAACAGCACATCTAATGAAAAAAAGATATAACAGAATTATAAGAAAAACTGTTAAAAGAGGAAATCTTTGCTTAGATCTCCCAAACTGTTATTTTCAAGAAACTGAATCATACCACTGTTATAAAATATATGCTGCATGAGTATTTACACGGGATTAGGTCGGCCCTTGAGGGAATTTCCAACACGGATCTGAGCACCATTGATCCTATCGGAGCAACAATCTTTCCTGTTGGTGATGGTGACAGTGTTGATCCTATATGTCTTTAGAAGGTCCAGTCTCCACCATGGGTTTCGTTGTTTTCTCGTGTTGGTACAGGATCTCTGGTTATATGCGCTGGCACGATTTCCATCTATGGCCCTGTCAGGATAGCCTCTGTAAGCAATTGTGGACTGAGTCACTTTTCCACCTTTAGCAATATTAGAAGGACCTGGAAAAAGTAACAACATTTGTTAATAAACATAGATTGAGAAAGTCACAGAAGTCTTAAATGTGGTTATCtgataaaaaaagaagaaaaacaggAATTATGATATTTGATTTAACTTCAAATGTGGCCCTTTGCTCAAATTCAATACGGAACCCTTCATCTTGAACACATGATTGGTTGCAGAAGTGTTACCTGAAAGCTTACCATTGATTTCCACCTCACAGAGTGTCAGGATTTTGTTTCCTCCACGAATCACAATGGTTACATACCGGCCTTTCATTCCATTGCAGTTAAACGTTTTGGAGGTCCCAGCTTTGATGGATGAGATAACAGCACATCTAATGAAAAAAAGATATAACAGAATTATAAGAAAAACTGTTAAAAGAGGAAATCTTTGCTTAGATCTCCCAAACTGTTATTTTCAAGAAACTGAATCATTCCACTGCGTTATAAAATATATGCTGCATGAGTATTTACACGGGATTAGGTCGGCCCTTGAGGGAATTTCCAACACGGATCTCAGCACCATTGATCCTATCGGAGCAACAATCTTTCCTGTTGGTGATGGTGACAGTGTTGATCCTTAATGTCTTTTGAAGGTCCAGTCTCCACCATGGGTTTCGTTGTTTTCTCGTTTGGGTACAGGATCTCTGGTTATATACGCTGGCACGATTTCCATCTATGGCCCTGTCAGGATAGCCTCTGTAAGCAATTGTGGACTGAGTCACTTTTCCACCTTTAGCAATATTAGAAGGACCTGGAAAAAGGAACAATATTTGTTAATAAACATAGTTTGAGAAAGTCACAGAAGTCTTAAATGTGGTTATctgataaaaaaaagaagaaacacaGGAATTATGATATTTGATTGATCAAATAACTAGGTCCAacaaagggtgggtggagggggtctggaggacgggtctcgggcggatggcccgggggcaaggcagagttcaaaaaggggcgaaggccacagcgggcgaactcagggggccgagcatgagggcgaaggcagcggcaagaagagtcagggggccgggcccgaggacgaagaccgcggctctcagggggccgggctctcagggggccgggctcgagggcgaagaccttagctctcagggggcctggctcgagggcgaagaccagacagctccggaggccgggcaggacccggtgtcggccgaacaggaaccggagccagtgggacaggcttcggcaggatcccccacggaagaggaccaggagttgacAGGACGCCCGGCAAGACaagtgatggtggggcctccaacggaacaggacaaggggttggcaggacaaggggttggcaggacccctggcaggagagtagtcggcgggacctccaacgggacagttCATAGGGTtgtcaggacccccggcagaagagtagtcggcggggcctccaacggcacaggacacagggttggcaggacccccgtcagaagagtagtctgcgggatccccaacgggacaggacatggagttggcaggaacctccaacggcacttgaatagggacttgagtggggactcgagagaggacttgagaggggactcgatagggaactcgagaggagactcgagagggaactcgagaggtgacttgagagagaactcgagaggtgacttgagagagaACTCGACAGGTGACTGGAgagagaactcgagaggtgacttgagagagaACTCGACAGGTGACTGGAGACTTCAAATATGACTGTTTGCTCAAATGGGACCCTTTATCCTGAACAAATGATCAGTTGCAGCAATGTTACCTGAAGCCTGACTGGTGACTTCCGCCTAACAGAATGTCTGTACCTATCCGTCTTTAATCATCTACTGGACACTTTGTGTCGCTTTATGGTTTTTAAATAGcttttgtgtgtgcatgtttatTATTGAAGATATAATACATATATCTGAAAAACAGGAATTTTGGAACATTATTGAGAACATTTGATTGAAACATTTAAAGAATATACTCACCAACATCGCCATATGTCAGTCCGAGAAAAGCCAACAAGGCAAAGAACACAACTGAAGTCATCGTCCTGTGAAGATTGATCTTCTTTCTCTAGTTTGCTCTAGTGGAAAATATACATTACAGTTCTCTTAGTTTCCAGTTGGAGCGTTGCATATTGTTAGATGCAATTCATCAAAATCAATACTGCCACTAAAATCAATGCTGCCACTAATATTGACAAAAATGTATTCCCCGATCATTTTTCCTTCaaaaaataacaccattatACAAAACAACAGTGGCGTCATGCTGAGGATCATCTCACACTACTATACACCCAAGGTCTGACCAAATTCAGATCAtaaccatttaaaaaaatgatctATAACACATCACATCATTATGGAATACAACGATTATTTTCAGTACAAATGGATAATTTCAAGTATAATAAAGTTGATCAGTAAAAGACCTACCTGGAAGCTCTTTCGATCTCTGGAAGCAGCTCTGAACCTTGAAGAAGCTCTGAACCTTGAAGCAACTTTGAATCTTTTTAAACGTTTGGCGCAGATCATTATTGACACATTATTATTGACAGATGATTGACGAACACCCTCTGCAAATAATTGTTATTATTTGCATCTCCTGTTAGTAGTAGGAAACATCCTGTGTTTTCCCAAAGAAAGGTTAAGGGGGCTGAGCTAGTAGAGCATTATAACGGCATGCAGTACATGGGTTCTGCATATAAAATATCTGTTTCAACTGAAATGTtatacaataaatacaaatgaacaAGGAAAATAACACATTTACATTCATTAAACTTTGCAACTGATAATAATTGATTCATTTAATATGAGCATCACCAGGGATCGTTTTATCATCATCGCGATAAAGTGTGACTTTTGTTGAATTGGGCAGATTTGAAGTCGTGACTGGTCTGTAAACTGTCAAGCTGATCTGGCAACACTGTTGCTCTCAAAGAACAGTTTCCAACGTTATCACAACTTTAACTCAGCTCATTTGAATCATGTTAATCTGTGAGTATAGTGGAACATAAGCACAACACAATACTCTGTTCCTGCTTATGTCATGAGACAACGGTTAGAGAGGCAACTTTATTGATGTCAAAACTGGAACAGAAAACATTTCTGATCAGTCATAATCCTCGCCATTGTTTGGTTCATTGTCTACACAAATGTAACTTCAACAACTCAGATCAAGTGCACTCACGGCTGCATTCCCATCTTTTCAGTAGAAAGCATCCTGGAGTAGAGAGACAGTCCCCAACAGGTAAGCTGTCTCAAAGCAAAAGGAATGCAGACGGTAACACATATGCTGGTCAGAAGAAAGACTCAACTCGCGGTCCAAACTTTTACAAGTTAAAAATAACTGATACAAACTGGTAACCGTGCACATTTTTTACACATTACATGAGCCTTCAGAAAGCCCCCGTCCTCCAGCTTATGAAATGCAAGCATACTCTGTCATCTTGGAGCCCCTGGGAGGTCACATCAGAATTGTCTAATACAACCTTACTCCACAGACAATAGAGAAAATATCCCTCAAATATTGGTAGTGAATATATGCTCTTTCAAATTGTTAGCATTAAAATAGATGTTACGgttgagtgaagcaggcaggacccaaatgcagaataaactgcaaaaatacctttatttcaaggtatAGAGGCACAAACAGAACACTAACACGAGAACACAGTCAAAGACAAACAATgaactaactgtacggaggctcagtcactggtacatttttatatacaaagccatgcttgggaaacttccatctta
The sequence above is a segment of the Pseudochaenichthys georgianus unplaced genomic scaffold, fPseGeo1.2 scaffold_858_arrow_ctg1, whole genome shotgun sequence genome. Coding sequences within it:
- the LOC117444624 gene encoding uncharacterized protein — encoded protein: MTSVVFFALLAFLGLTYGDVGPSNIAKGGKVTQSTIAYRGYPDRAIDGNRASVYNQRSCTQTRKQRNPWWRLDLQKTLRINTVTITNRKDCCSDRINGAEIRVGNSLKGRPNPVCAVISSIKAGTSKTFNCNGMKGRYVTIVIRGGNKILTLCEVEINGKLSGPSNIAKGGKVTQSTIAYRGYPDRAIDGNRASAYNQRSCTNTRKQRNPWWRLDLLKTYRINTVTITNRKDCCSDRINGAQIRVGNSLKGRPNPVCAVIPSIKAGTSKTFKCNGMKGRYVTIVIRGRDKILTLCEVEVTGTEEVNITYAWITLKHKPSFTLGNLLIRIVLTCASTQEQTYIADAKEASGLDGITLNRAARMKWVNTKPLTTAISAEPKSTLHFHSSSPYHESGWSCVNMDAEMVVKVMAAVETNPFTTALINISTGECADATVKDNLTSVKAIGLKALSELLSSDQKKACAVKLNTFHTKQHETKEVWENLCTWQEQ